TGTCCGTTGCATCTGCAAGGGTGACATCGGTTGATTTGTTTGCGGAATCTTCCTTTAAGGCGATTGCCGCATCGGCATCGGACTCGTTTTGGTCTACATCATTTTGAATAGCAGTTTCGGCAGCGATTGCTCTGTTACGTTCTGCGAGTATGGCTGCATCAGCATCGGCTTCGTTTTGGTCAACGTCATCTTGCACAGCAGTAATAGCGGCTGATTCCTCAAGAGCTGAAAGGTCCACCGTTACGGAAGAAGTCCCTTCATCAATTTTCAATACACTCGAAGCGTTGATTGAAGCTGCGGTAATATCATCATCGGCGGTTGCCGTAATTTGTCCGTCTACATAAGTTTTGACTGCGAGTTCTGTTGGGAATTTGGTATCCGTTGCATCTGCAAGGGTAACATCAGTGGATTTATTTGCAGCATCTTCTTTGAGAGCAATTGCCGCATCAGCATCAGCTTCGTTTTGGTCCACGTCAGTTTGAACTGCAGCAATTGCGTTGTCCGCGTCGGTCTCATTTTGGTCCACGTCATTTTGAACTGCAATAATAGCGCTGTCCGCGTCGGACTCGTTTTGGTCTACATCATTTTGAATAGCAGTTTCGGCGGCGATTGCTCTGTTACGTTCCGTTAGTATGGCTGCGTCGGCGTCGGTCTCATTTTGGTCGACATCGTTTTGTACGGCAAGTATTGCTGCGTCTGCATCAGCTTCATTCTGGTCTACATCGTTTTGAACGGCAGTGATATCGGCTGATTCCTCAAGAGCTGAAAGGTCCACCGTTACGGAAGAAGTCCCTTCATCAATTTTCAATACACTCGAAGCGTTGATTGAAGCGGCGGTGATATCATCATCGGCGGTGGCGGTGATTTGTCCGTCTACATAGGTCTTTACGGCAAGTTCGGTTGGGAATTTAGTGTCCGTTGCATCTGCAAGGGTGACATCGGTTGATTTGTTTGCGGAATCTTCCTTTAAGGCGATTGCCGCATCGGCATCAGCTTCATTTTGGTCCACATCGTTTTGAATAGCAGTTTCGGCGGCGATTGCTCTGTTACGTTCCGTTAGTATGGCTGCGTCGGCGTCGGTCTCATTTTGGTCGACATCGTTTTGTACGGCAAGTATTGCTGCGTCTGCATCAGCTTCGTTTTGGTCAACGTCATCTTGCACAGCAGTAATAGCGGCAGATTCTTCCAGAGCGGAAAGGTCCACCGTTACTGAAGTCGCACCTTCGTCGATTTTCAAGACACTCGAAGCATTGATTGAAGCGGCGGTAATATCATCATCTGCGGTGGCGGTGATTTGTCCGTCTACATAGGTCTTTACAGCAAGTTCGGTTGGGAATTTAGTGTCCGTTGCATCTGCAAGGGTGACATCGGTTGATTTATTTGCAGCATCTTCTTTGAGAGCAATTGCCGCATCGGCATCAGCTTCGTTTTGGTCCACGTCAGTTTGAACTGCAGCAATAGCGCTGTCCGCGTCGGACTCGTTTTGGTCTACATCGTTTTGTACGGCAGTGATATCGGCAGATTCTTCTAAAGCGGAAAGGTCTACGGTTACGGAAGAAGTACCTTCATCAATTTTCAATACACTCGAAGCATTGATTGAAGCTGCGGTAATATCATCATCCGCGGTGGCGGTGATTTGTCCGTCCACATAGGTTTTGACAGCGAGTTCGGTTGGGAATTTGGTGTCTGTTGCATCTGCAAGAGTAACGTCAGTGGATTTGTTTGCGGAATCTTCCTTTAAAGCGATTGCCGCATCAGCATCAGCTTCGTTTTGGTCCACATCGTTTTGAATAGCAGTTTCGGCGGCGATTGCTCTGTTACGTTCCGTTAGTATGGTTGCGTCGGCGTCGGTCTCATTTTGGTCGACATCGTTTTGTACGGCAAGTATTGCTGCGTCTGCATCAGCTTCATTTTGGTCCACGTCATTTTGAACTGCAATAATAGCGCTGTCCGCGTCGGACTCGTTTTGGTCTACATCATTTTGAATAGCAGTTTCGGCAGCGATTGCTCTGTTACGTTCTGCGAGTATGGCTGCATCAGCGTCGGCTTCGTTTTGGTCTACGTCATCTTGCACAGCAGTAATAGCGGCTGATTCCTCTAGAGCTGAAAGGTCCACCGTTACGGAAGAAGTACCTTCATCGATTTTCAGAACACTCGAAGCATTGATTGAAGCTCCTGTAATATCGTCATCCGCGGTGGCGGTGATTTGTCCGTCTACATAGGTTTTGACAGCAAGTTCGGTTGGGAATTTGGTATCCGTTGCATCTGCAAGGGTAACGTCAGTGGATTTATTTGCAGCATCTTCTTTGAGAGCAATTGCCGCATCAGCATCAGCTTCGTTTTGGTTCACGTCAGTTTGAATTGCAGCAATTGCGTTGTCCGCGTCGGTCTCATTTTGGTCGACATCGTTTTGTACGGCAAGTATTGCCGCATCGGCATCAGCTTCGTTTTGGTCAACATCGTTTTGAACTGCAGCAATTGCGTTGTCCGCGTCGGTCTCGTTTTGGTCTACATCGTTTTGAATAGCAGTTTCGGCAGCGATTGCTCTGTTACGTTCTGCAAGTATGGCTGCATCGGCATCGGCTTCATTTTGGTCCACGTCAGTTTGAACTGCAGCAATAGCGGTGTCCGCGTCGGTCTCGTTTTGGTCTACATCGTTTTGAATAGCAGTTTCGGCAGCGATTGCTCTGTTACGTTCTGCGAGTATGGCTGCGTCAGCGTCGGCTTCGTTTTGGTCCACGTCAGTTTGAACTGCAGTAATTGCGCTGTCCGCGTCGGACTCGTTTTGGTCCACATCGTTTTGGAGGGCAGTGATATCGGCAGATTCTTCAAGAGCTGAAAGGTCCACCGTTACGGAAGAAGTCCCTTCATCAATTTTCAATACACTCGAAGCATTGATTGAGGCACCTGTAATATCGTCATCCGCAGTAGCGGCAATTCTTCCGTCCACATAAGTTTTAACGGCAAGTTCGGTTGGGAATTTAGTGTCCGTTGCATCTGCAAGAGTTACATCATCGGATTTGTTTGCGGAATCTTCCTTTAAGGCGATTGCCGCATCGGCATCAGCTTCGTTTTGGTCCACGTCATTTTGAACTGCAATAATAGCGTTGTCCGCGTCGGACTCGTTTTGGTCAACATCGTTTTGAATAGCAGTTTCGGCAGCGATTGCTCTGTTGCGTTCTGCAAGAATCGATGCGTCAGCATCAGCTTCGTTTTGGTCCACGTCATTTTGAACTGTAGCAATTGCGTTGTCCGCGTCGGACTCGTTTTGGTCTACATCGTTTTGAATAGCAGTTTCTGCAGCGATTGCTCTGTTACGTTCTGCAAGTATGGCTGCATCGGCATCAGCTTCGTTTTGGTCCACGTCATCTTGCACAGCAGTAATAGCGGTGTCCGCGTCGGACTCGTTTTGGTCCACATCGTTTTGGACGGCTGTGATATCTGCGGATTCTTCCAATGCGGAAAGGTCTGCTGTAGTATTGTTTCCATTTTCAATTTCAACTGTTAAAATAGAAGTAGTCTCGTCTAAATTAGCATTCTCAAGGTTTTGGTCATCCGTACCCGTAAAATTAAGCGGGCCGCTACCATTATTAAAGGTAAAGCTGCCATCTAGGTTATCTATTAAATTTGCTTTTGAGATGATAACGGGATTGCCAGCTTCATTTGTATAGGTTACGGTACCGTCATTATTTTCTAATAAGGCAGTAACGGTTTCACCAGCCGCAACATTTACGCAAAGGCTAGACCATAAATTGTTAGTATACTGAAAAAGGCAGTTTTCATCTGTATTGAAGACTAGTGCGCCGTTCAATGGGGTAATGGTGTTCATTTGGGCATTGTTTACCCGTGTAACTACCAGTACCCTTGAAGCGCTTTCCAATTCCATAAGGGAAGCAGCGTCTATTTGATTAATGTTGTCGCCAATTTTAACTTGTGAGATGGCTAACTGAGTTAAAAAGAGTAGAACAACGAGGGGAACGTTTTTCATCTTTGGTATAATTTATTTAGCAATTTTTTCAACATTATGATTGAATTCAACCCCTGTGGATATTTTGATTTAATATTCAAAAAACGGGTTTGGATACATCTGATGCTGTACAATTGAAAACCCTTATTCTTTAATAGGTTTGTTTTAAAGAACTGTGAGTGTGAAGGTTAGTTTAGGAATAATAGAGTTTGTTATATCTCAAAAACGAACCGAATCCGTATACTTGGAATTTTCAATTTTTATTTAAAATTACGGCTTGATCGATGAACTGCACAGTATTTGTTGTGTAGCCAGGGGAAAGTGTAGTGTCTTAAGGGAAATAAGTTGTAAGTAAATTCTGTATCGTAAGTAATACGACGTAAAACATCGATGAACGGCATAAAAAAAGAGGCTCTAAGGCCTCTTTTTAAGAATTAATCGTTCGCCAAATATAAAAACCCTTGAAATTCAAGGTCTAAGTCGTCTAGTGTAACAATGTAAAAATATACGCCCGATGGAAGTCCATCGCCTCTTGTTACAACAAAGTTATTTTGTGTTGAAAGTCCGTTGAACTCATTGGTGTAATTTGCTTTTTCGAATACTTTGAGTCCCTCTCGGTTATAAATTTGCATGAAGTTATTTGGTGAAAGTGCCAATTCCGGGATTTCAAGAAAGTCATTTATACCATCTCCGTTAGGGGAAACAAAATAATTTTCTAGGTCCAGATAATCTCTAGGTTCGCCCATTGCAGCAAAAGTGAGTACCTCATAGTCATCTGGAACAAAAGAACCAGAAGCTACCACACCTTGATTCAGATTTCCAGCAGGAGCAGGTCCACCAAGGCTTTCCCATCGGTTTGAGGTTTTGCTATAACCTACTATAACAATTTCGTTAACATCATTGGTCAAAAGACCCATATTACTACGTTCGTTCCAAGAGAGTTGAATTGCAGAAGATACGGAACCTTCTAAATGCCAAAACTCTACGGTACTAATGTCGCCAATTTCTACGTCTTTATTATTGGTGTTGAACGCACCCGGAAGTATACTTGGACTATTTGGGTCTTCTATATAGTAGGCACATCTTGCTACGGCATTAACGCCTTCCGAGTTTAGTATTAAGGGACGTAAATACTGAAAATCTCCTACTGGGAAAATAAAGTTTTGCTGATTATTTACGCTTACATACCCATCTACCTTACTAATATCATTCTGGCCATTAGGGAAGGCATCTGTTAAAAAATTAAGGGTAATGTTAGGTTGTACGCGGTCTGTAATGATATCTCCGCTAACGAAATTGGCATTGTTCAATACGTTTAATGCGTTCTGTAAAACCGTACCTCCACCCGTTACGAATTCCACATCATACAAAGTAGCGGGTAAGCTACCGCTAATGGTACGGAGGTTGTCTCCATAAAAACCGACCAAGCCTAGATTCTCATCAAAACTACCATCATTTACCAAATTGGTATGGAGGCCCATAACACCACCTTCGTGAATACGCAGGTTGCCGGTATTGTACAACGCCTCTTGTGCTTGTACGCCCGTTGCCAAAATAAGAGCTGCTATGTAAAGATGTTTCTTCATGTTCTGTACAAGATTAAACTCAGTTGTGCCCGTTTTTATTGGTTTAGAAGTGCTTTAATTTCTTCTATATCATTTTTCATGGACTTTAACTCGTTGGTCATGGCTTCTTTTTCCGCTTTTAGTTTTTTGATTTCCTTTTCCTGTTCTATGGTGTGAAGGAAAAGTTCTTCTATTTTTTCTAGGTTTTGCAAGTTAGAAGCACTCAGGTTCCATTGTCCCTTTTCTTTCGCTTCCACGGCAGAGGTAACACCTGGTAGGTGATGATTTTCTTTTATAAAAGCTTCTACTTCTACAAGGTTTGTAAAGTTGTAGGTGTCTTTTAATTCTGAGTTACCTAAGAAGTACTTTTGGAAAACGTAATCGGGGATATTATCAACCAATGCTCCGTCATAGATTACATCTCCAGAAGTAATTAAATTACCATCTGCAAGAATATTACCAGCTACATGAAGTTTTTCAGAAGGGTTAGTAGTTCCAATACCTACATTTTGTAATGCGTCAATTCTTAAAGCTTCATTACCATCAGTCGAAAAACCGAGTTGAAGATTGGCCGCTCTGAACATCCCCGTTCCATTATCCCCATTAGTATAGAACCCGTAACTAGGTAGGTTAGCAGAACCAGGACTAGCTGCGAAGCCACCTCTTGATCTCGTTTGACCGTTTACATCTAATTTATCAGTTGATTGGACAGGTTCAGTTCCTCCGAATATCCCAATCCCAACGCTGCCAGATCCTGTAAAATTTAGTTTATTACCATCTAAATCGTACGTTCGATCTGCAGTTTGAGTTAAGTCCGATTCTGCAATATTTTTGGCATCAGCCCAAGCAACAGCAGTGCCATTTGTTGTTAATATTTGACCGTCTGTTCCTTGTGAAATTTTATCAGGAGTAACATTGTCGTTGGCAATACTATTGGTAACCACAGCTCCTGCTGCAATCTCATCTGTATTTACCGCTCCCGTAGCTATTTTATCTGCTGTAATAGCATTGGTAGCTATTATGGTAGCAGAAGTTGGTCCAGTTACTTCTCCTGCTAAATTGTCAACTGCAAAGCTAGTTCCTGTAAGTGTAAGACCAGCTCCTCCTGTATAAGTTGTAGATCCACCATTATCAGTTCCTATGGTCCATTGTGTTGTAGCCTGATTCCACTTTAGGATTTGACCGGTTGTAGTTGCACCCATTGGACTAAGGTCATCTAAGGCAATTGTATTAGGTGCTATTTTAGCTGATGTAACAGCATTTGCAATTATGTTTTCTTCGATAACAGCATCTATGGCTAATTCATCGGTTCCAATTACATCATCAGCAATAACAGTAGCAGAAGTTGGTCCAGTTACTTCTCCTTGTAAATTGTCAACTGTAAAGCTAGTTCCTGTAAGTGTAAGACCAGCTCCTCCTGTATAAGTTGTAGATCCACCATTATCAGTTCCTATGGTCCACGTTAAATTATCTTGGTCCCATTTTAATATTTCTCCATTGGCCGTTGCTCCCATTGGGCTAAGGTCAACTAGAGCAATGCTACTATTTTTAATTTTATCAGAGTCTATACTTTCGTCTTTAACTTGTAAAGCATCTGTAATAATTTCAATCGTAGTATCATCAACACCAATATTATAACCCTTACCATCAGTCTGGACTACCAAAGCGTCATCTGTATCAGCATCCGTAATGGAAAGTTCACCTGCATCTTCCCAAGAAACGGCTCCAGTTCCATTAGAGGTCAATACCTGATTGGCATCTCCGCGATCTCCGGCAATTTCAATACCGTTGTAAAGGACGATGTCTCCATTGTTTTTTACGGTGAAAGCTTTGTCCGCTAGGGTAGGGATATCAGTAGTGGCTGCAGTATTTTGTAGAAAATGAAAATCGCCTACACCCCATGCTCCTAGTCTTTCGTAGGCTAAAGCCCCTTTACCATGTGAGCCGCCACGATCAACGGCAAATAATATTCCAGCACCGGCTCCACCAGAATTCAACCCATTTTCATTTTGAATCTGAAGAGGGTAGGCAAAATTAGTAGCACCAGAAACACGTTCAGCAATTACTACCTTGGCATTGTCTCCTACTGGGCTATCAGGGTCAGCACCGGCTCCTTTTTTTAGGCCGATAAATAAAGCACCTGAACTTATTCTTTTTGTAGGATCCCAAAACAGAGCGCCATTGTCTCTATCAGTCGTAGTGGCATAGGTATCAATTGGTTTTCCACTTGCATCCGCGAAAAACAGTGAATTTGGTTCCCCGGTGTGTGGGGCAAAAGGAGCCCACTCAACTTCATTAGTAGTACTGTTGGTAATTAGCATTTGGTCTGCAGGTGTAGCTAAAGGTTCTGCAGGTTTGATTCTTAAATTGTCGTCCGTGTGAATTTCAATGGTAGCATCATCTACATTTATGTCGTAACCGTTACTAGCGTCGTAATCGGAAAGTCCGTCTTCCGCATCAGTATCTACAACAACTGTAGCTCCATCAGGAACAGGAACCCAAGTTACTAAATCAGTATCTTTATCAGTAATCAACATTTGATCAGCAGGAGTAGCTAATGCAACAGCCGGTTTAATAGCTATGTCAACTTCATTATTTGCCGTGTCATCCGTTACGGATAGAAAACCTGTATCAGCAGCATTTATACTTTTGAAAGGTAAATTTACTCCAGCTTTAGGTAGAGCAATAGCTACACCTCCTACACCTTGGCTAGAAGAAGTGTTTACTTCACCACCGGCACTAATGCCATCTACTTCAGTTTGAATCTCAACCAAGGCATCTTGAACATTGGTACTAACCGTATTTCCTGTTGCTGTGAAGGGGACTTCTGCAGCTGTTTGGTTGTCTGTACTACCACCTGCCAAGGCAGCATCTATCCCTGCTAAATGCGCTTCTACATCTGCAGTTGCAGCGGTATAGTTTACAGCTGTTGCTGCAACGGGTACTTGTGCTGCATTTTGGTTAGTTCCTGTACCACCACCATCTAAATCATCCAGATTGATTGTACCGTTAAAGCCTCCGTCAGTACCTGTAAAAGTAAGGTTATTGTCAGCTGCGTTATATACTACATTTGAGATAACACCATCAGCGGTTCCAGTACCACCGGCCAAAGAACTTAAGTCTACCGTAGTATTGGTTCCTGCTTCTGTAATAACCAATTCGTTAGCGGCATTCAAAAGAACGCCAGTTATAAGTTCATTCGTAACACTACCATCAACTTCATCATCCGCATTAATAACATAGGCATTAGTGGCTGTACCCGTTCCTGTGATAGAAACATTGTTTCCTGCAGTAATATTTGTATCTGACCCATCTGCTCTGGGGATAGTAACAAAACCTGGACGGCCAGTTAATGAGAGTTGATTGGATACTGGGTCAAAATTAATATCCTGTAATTCGTTAATATTACTATTATCGCTAGCCGCTATATCAGCTGCATTTGCTGCAATATTATCTTCTAAAGAAGTGGCATCAAAGAAAGCACCTCCATCGGTAGTAGAAATGGTAATAGAATTATCTGCATCACCACTAACCACATTGGCACCGGTAATGAAACCGGCATCATTATTAAAAAAACTTAAAGGAAGACTATCGCGGTCAATGGCATACGGGCCAACTGCATTTTGAGCAATTCTAGCTTTATCTACGGCATTAGGCGCTAATTTTCCTCTACCAATAGATCCATTTTGTATGTCCACTCCGTTAATACCACCATTCAAAATTTGGTCACTGGTAATACTATTAGGGGCTATCTCAAAATTGTTGCCGCCTTCTGTTGGCGTAATTACAATGGTACTTTCAGAATTTACAATAGGGGTAGCCGTGAGAGCGCCACCGCCAACACCATCGCACATACTGATCCATGCAGTGCCATCAAAATAGTACACACAATCGGCGGTAGTGTTATAGACCAAGGCACCACGGTTGGGTACAATAGTGGTCATTTGTAATGAATCTACCCTAGTAATGACCAATACCTTATCTGAACTTTCTAGTTCTAGAATAGAGGCAGGATCAATGACCTGGGGGTTGTCACCTATTTTTACTTGTGCTTGAGCAAAACTGATGAGGAAAAAACCGATAAAAAATAACGGTATCGAGATGCGCTTTTGCATACTATTGCGATTTAAGGTATTAGGGTCAACAAAAATAAAATTATCTTAGTATTAATCTAATTTAACAAGACAAACTACAGATTAGTCTAGCTAAAAGGATTACGGGTCTTAGTAATGAGGTAGTTATGTCATTGATTTTAGTTCTATTACGAATTAACAAAAGTTTAGCCACCATGTTTTTTTTAAGACCAAAACTTGTATTTTCTTTATCCACTTAATTAAAAAGAGCTACAGCTTTATATGGTACGAAAGTACTGCTTATAAAGTTGCCTTAAAATTTAGTATAAAAAAACCGTGTCTTTTTTCAAGACTACTTATAAAACAACCAGATGAAGATTATCCCTACTGTATTATGTATACTTTTTGCTTTCTTATCCGTAACTGCTCAAGATGATGATCGCTTATTGTTGCGAGGTACGGTACTATACAGAAATATAAGTGTGCCTAACGAGAATGTTATTAATATAACTACGGAGAATGCCGTAATATCTGATGAAAAGGGGCAGTTTGCAATTATGGCCAAAGCGGGTGATGAATTGGCATTTACTGCGGTAAACTATCAATTAGAAGTAGTAAAAGTCACTGAGGCCATTATTAAGAACGGCCGTTTGGTTGTTGAGGTAAATGAAAAAGTAACCGAATTAGATGAGGTGGTAGTTAGCCCGGAGAACGAGGAGAAGTTTATACAGTTACAGAATGAAGAATTTAAAAAGATCGAGTATGATATTGATCGCTCCTCGGAAGTGGAAAATATAGCTTTGAGCCAATCTGATAGAGGAATGAAAGATGGACTTAACTTTGTAAACATTTTTAAGGCATTGGCTAAAACGGCAAAATCGGAAGATGCGGACAAGCGCCCACGTATGAAAATGAGCCAGGTGCTAAGGCAGGTATATGATGATGAGTTTTTTGTTACAGATCTTAAATTGTCTCAGGCCTCAATAGACGATTTTTTACAATATATAGATACCCATGAACCTGAATACGCGTTGCTTTTAAAGAAAAACGAATTTGAGTTGATTGATTTTCTTGTAAACAAAAGCAAAGCGTACCGAGAACAAATGAATGAAGAGAAATAAACTTCTTTATCTATTTTTTTTCCTACCTCTGGCATCATTGTGTGCCCAGAATTTTTTATCGACAGAAATTGAAGGTCGTGTTTATAGTGAAGATGGAGATGTTGCCGCCACTCATGTGTTAAATACCACTACAAAAAAGGCTACGATTACAGATATTGATGGGTTTTTTAATATTACCGTAAAGCTGAATGATACTTTGGTGTTTTCCGCCGTTCAGTATAAGCGCAAAGAGGTTGTAATTTCTTTAAGTATTCTTGAAAGCAAGCTTTTAATGGTTCCTTTAGAAGAAGCTTTGACGGAGCTGGATGAAGTTATAGTAATGCCGTATAGCCTTTCGGGTAACATAGCAAGTGATTTAAACACCTTAAAAACCGAAGCCGTTGTTACGGCTTCAACTTTAGGGTTGCCAAATGCATATGTCAAGCCCATAAGTAAAGCCGAACGCGAATTTCAGGCTGCAACGGCAAACCCGTATATGAGCTTTGATCCTTTGATCAATATGATTACAGGACGAAAAAAAATGTTGAAAGCTCGCGTAAAACGGAATAATACGTACGCTAGAACGGAGCGGGTCCGTGAGTTCTATGCGGATTCTCTTTTTACATCCGAGCTAAAAATTCCCTTGGACAAAATTGATGAGTTTATGTATTTCTGTGAGGTAGATGCTACTTTTCAGGAGGTTGTAGATACCCATGACCATTTAAAAATTTGGGCGTTCATGGAGCGGAAAAGTGCGGTCTACAGAAAAAACAACACCTTAGATTGATACCTTTTTGGCATAACATTTGCCTATTTTTGCAATAGAAAATGAGATTATGAAGTCTTTTAAAAAGTTCTTGGTAGTATTGGTACTTCCTTTAATGGCATTCTCCGCCGCACACAAGTTTTACGTTAGCGTAACGAACGTTAATTATTCGGAAAAGGACAAGGCATTGCAGATTACCTCCCGTGTTTTTATAGATGATTTGGATAAATTGTTGTTAGAGCGGTATGATATAAAAGCGAAGTTGAATACGGACAATGAATCCCCTTTGGCAGATGAATATTTAGAGAAATATCTGAGGTCAAAATTTGTGGTGGAAGTAAACGGAAGCACTGCGTCATACTCCTATATTGGTAGGAAATATGATGCAGATGTACTTATTTTTTATGTTGAAGTACCAAATATTGAGTTGTCTACCCTGAAATCTATCCAAATAGAGAACGAAATTCTTACAGACCTTTTTGAGGATCAGCAAAATATTGTGCACTTAAAATTCGGAAATGATAAAAAGAGCTTCGTTTTGGTAAAATCGCGTACTAAAGGAATGTTAAAATTATAACATTTAGGTAACTATTCCTTAAAATATTATAATTTTCACGGATTAAAACCACACAGATATATGAACAAATTAAAGTATTGTTTTGCTTCGTTACTTTTTGTATTTGCCAACATTTTAATGGCACAAGAAGGTATTAATGCGGACAAGGAACCTGGTCACTATAATCAAAGCAAATTCAAACAGTTATACGAAGAGTTTGCAACTCCTAACAATTATCGTTCAGCTTCAGGAACTCCTGGGCCTGATTATTATCAGCAGCAAGCAGACTATAAAATGGATATTGAGCTTGATGATAAAAATGCAAAAATCTACGGTACAGAAACCATTACTTACACCAATAACTCTCCGGATAATCTAGAATATCTTTGGTTGCAATTGGATCAGAACGTACGTGCCAAAACATCAAAGTCGCCTTTGCGCGATGGTGGTGGTGTGCCAATGGCAGAACAGGCAGGTGCTTTTGCCCAAAAATATATGACCGAGCCTTTTAACGGTGGTTTCAATATAGCCTACGTAAAAGATGCAAACGGAAAGCCTTTAAAATATACCATCAACCAGACTATGATGCGTATAGATATTCCCCAACCTTTAAAGAGTAAAGAGCAGGTATCATTTTCAATAAAGTGGGATTACAATATTCCTAATCACACTATTAATAGAGCCCGTTCTGGTTACGAATATTTTGAAAAAGATGGTAATCGTTCTTATGTTATTGCGCAGTTCTTTCCAAGAATGGCAGTGTATAGTGACGTAGAGGGTTGGCAGAACCATCAGTTTTGGGGAAGCGGTGAGTTTGCCCTTACTTTTGGTGATTATGATGTAAATATTACGGTACCGGCGGATCATATTTTAGATGCTACGGGAACACTTCAGAATAGAAAAGACGTTTTTTCCAAAGAAATGATGAAGCGTTACGAAAAAGCCAAAAAGTCTTATGACAAGCCTGTATTGATTGTAACCCAAGAAGAGGCCGAAGAAGCAGAGAAAGGCTTTTCTGAAAAGAAGAAAACCTGGAAGTTTAGAGCAGAGAACGTAAGAGATTACGGTTTTGCAACTTCGAGAAAGTTTATTTGGGATATGCAGGCTGTAAAAGTGGGTAGCAAAGATGTTATGGCGGTTTCGCTTTACCCAAAAGAAGGTAACCCA
This genomic interval from Zobellia roscoffensis contains the following:
- a CDS encoding midas domain-containing protein, which encodes MKNVPLVVLLFLTQLAISQVKIGDNINQIDAASLMELESASRVLVVTRVNNAQMNTITPLNGALVFNTDENCLFQYTNNLWSSLCVNVAAGETVTALLENNDGTVTYTNEAGNPVIISKANLIDNLDGSFTFNNGSGPLNFTGTDDQNLENANLDETTSILTVEIENGNNTTADLSALEESADITAVQNDVDQNESDADTAITAVQDDVDQNEADADAAILAERNRAIAAETAIQNDVDQNESDADNAIATVQNDVDQNEADADASILAERNRAIAAETAIQNDVDQNESDADNAIIAVQNDVDQNEADADAAIALKEDSANKSDDVTLADATDTKFPTELAVKTYVDGRIAATADDDITGASINASSVLKIDEGTSSVTVDLSALEESADITALQNDVDQNESDADSAITAVQTDVDQNEADADAAILAERNRAIAAETAIQNDVDQNETDADTAIAAVQTDVDQNEADADAAILAERNRAIAAETAIQNDVDQNETDADNAIAAVQNDVDQNEADADAAILAVQNDVDQNETDADNAIAAIQTDVNQNEADADAAIALKEDAANKSTDVTLADATDTKFPTELAVKTYVDGQITATADDDITGASINASSVLKIDEGTSSVTVDLSALEESAAITAVQDDVDQNEADADAAILAERNRAIAAETAIQNDVDQNESDADSAIIAVQNDVDQNEADADAAILAVQNDVDQNETDADATILTERNRAIAAETAIQNDVDQNEADADAAIALKEDSANKSTDVTLADATDTKFPTELAVKTYVDGQITATADDDITAASINASSVLKIDEGTSSVTVDLSALEESADITAVQNDVDQNESDADSAIAAVQTDVDQNEADADAAIALKEDAANKSTDVTLADATDTKFPTELAVKTYVDGQITATADDDITAASINASSVLKIDEGATSVTVDLSALEESAAITAVQDDVDQNEADADAAILAVQNDVDQNETDADAAILTERNRAIAAETAIQNDVDQNEADADAAIALKEDSANKSTDVTLADATDTKFPTELAVKTYVDGQITATADDDITAASINASSVLKIDEGTSSVTVDLSALEESADITAVQNDVDQNEADADAAILAVQNDVDQNETDADAAILTERNRAIAAETAIQNDVDQNESDADSAIIAVQNDVDQNETDADNAIAAVQTDVDQNEADADAAIALKEDAANKSTDVTLADATDTKFPTELAVKTYVDGQITATADDDITAASINASSVLKIDEGTSSVTVDLSALEESAAITAVQDDVDQNEADADAAILAERNRAIAAETAIQNDVDQNESDADAAIALKEDSANKSTDVTLADATDTKFPTELAVKTYVDGQITATADDDITAASINASSVLKIDEGATSVTVDLSALEESADITAVQDDVDQNEADADAAILAVQNDVNQNEADADAAIALKEDSANKSTDVTLADATDTKFPTELAVKTYVDGQITATADDDITAASINASSVLKIDEGTSSVTVDLSALEESAAITAVQDDVDQNEADADAAILAERNRAIAAETAIQNDVDQNESDADNAIAAVQTDVDQNEADADAAIALKEDSANKSTDVTLADATDTKFPTELAVKTYVDGQITATADDDITAASINASSVLKIVEGTSSVTVDLSALEESAAITAVQDDVDQNEADADAAILAERNRAIAAETAIQNDVDQNEADADAAIALKEDSANKSTDVTLADATDTKFPTELAVKTYVDGQITATADDDITAASINASSVLKIDEGTSSVTVDLSALEESAAITAVQDDVDQNEADADAAIAVNTAAITAHNSADNDLSETNEIQTLSVSGNDLSISGTGGNTVTLPSISGTEGSVFFSDASGNPTENNSQLFWDDTENRLGVGTATPENKLDVSGAIRSRGILNSDGTVGEPSYRFSDDTNTGMYSPAADEIGLTVGGIEAINIDETSNKTTVTINETLDVDGQILDENDSAGTAGQVLSATATGTEWVDPPSSTGNASISADDGNSITAGSDSGVFYASPIKAFGKVSALGVIVKSTPNIIVSKLAGLGHYLVTLPIGITLDSDYIIQLSQPGRGGAGNDDPGISYSNQTIRTFEVIIGDNDNGGTDRARFDSEFMFTVLDL
- a CDS encoding gliding motility-associated C-terminal domain-containing protein, translated to MKKHLYIAALILATGVQAQEALYNTGNLRIHEGGVMGLHTNLVNDGSFDENLGLVGFYGDNLRTISGSLPATLYDVEFVTGGGTVLQNALNVLNNANFVSGDIITDRVQPNITLNFLTDAFPNGQNDISKVDGYVSVNNQQNFIFPVGDFQYLRPLILNSEGVNAVARCAYYIEDPNSPSILPGAFNTNNKDVEIGDISTVEFWHLEGSVSSAIQLSWNERSNMGLLTNDVNEIVIVGYSKTSNRWESLGGPAPAGNLNQGVVASGSFVPDDYEVLTFAAMGEPRDYLDLENYFVSPNGDGINDFLEIPELALSPNNFMQIYNREGLKVFEKANYTNEFNGLSTQNNFVVTRGDGLPSGVYFYIVTLDDLDLEFQGFLYLAND